A genomic region of Mus musculus strain C57BL/6J chromosome 7, GRCm38.p6 C57BL/6J contains the following coding sequences:
- the Olfr653 gene encoding olfactory receptor 653, whose translation MMLSAAIPNETAFHPPTFVLLGIPGMQDQHVWIAIPFCSMYILALVGNGTILYIIITDRALHEPMYLFLCLLSITDLVLCSTTLPKMLAIFWLRSHVISYHGCLTQMFFVHAVFATESAVLLAMAFDRYVAICRPLHYTSILNAVVIGKIGLACVTRGLLFVFPFVILIERLPFCGHHIIPHTYCEHMGIAKLACASIKPNTIYGLTVALSVTGMDVVLIATSYILILQAVLRLPSKDAQFRAFSTCGAHICVILVFYIPAFFSFFTHRFGHHVPPQVHIILANLYLLVPPVLNPLVYGINTKQIRLRILDFFVKRR comes from the coding sequence ATGATGCTCTCTGCTGCTATCCCCAATGAAACTGCCTTCCACCCTCCCACATTTGTTTTGCTTGGAATCCCTGGGATGCAGGATCAGCATGTTTGGATTGCTATTCCCTTCTGCTCCATGTACATCCTTGCTCTGGTTGGAAATGGTACCATCCTCTATATCATTATAACAGACAGGGCTCTCCATGAGCCAATGTACCTCTTCTTGTGTCTGCTTTCTATCACTGATCTGGTTCTCTGTTCAACAACATTGCCTAAAATGCTGGCAATATTCTGGCTCAGATCCCATGTCATTTCCTACCATGGCTGCCTCACTCAGATGTTTTTTGTTCATGCAGTCTTTGCCACAGAGTCAGCTGTTCTGCTGGCCATGGCTTTTGATCGATATGTTGCTATCTGCAGACCACTCCACTATACATCCATCCTCAATGCTGTTGTAATTGGAAAGATTGGCCTGGCATGCGTGACTCGTGGCCTTCTCTTTGTCTTCCCCTTTGTCATTCTCATTGAACGTTTACCCTTCTGTGGACATCATATAATCCCTCACACTTACTGTGAGCACATGGGCATAGCCAAGCTCGCCTGTGCCAGCATCAAGCCTAACACCATCTATGGTCTTACTGTAGCACTTTCAGTCACTGGCATGGATGTGGTCCTCATTGCAACCTCCTACATCCTGATTCTGCAGGCCGTGCTGCGACTGCCCTCAAAGGATGCCCAGTTCCGAGCATTCAGCACATGTGGAGCCCACATTTGTGTAATTCTTGTCTTCTATATCCCcgcattcttttcatttttcactcACCGCTTTGGTCACCACGTGCCTCCTCAGGTACACATCATACTTGCAAATCTTTATCTCCTTGTGCCTCCTGTTCTCAACCCCCTAGTCTATGGCATCAATACCAAACAAATCCGCCTGAGAATACTTGACTTTTTTGTAAAGAGAAGGTGA
- the Olfr654 gene encoding olfactory receptor 654 yields the protein MQVVSLLLPSGTLPGSTMMPCNSTSHPSFFILQGIPGMEDKHKWISIPFSSMYFITVMGNCTILLTISMERSLHKPMFLLLFFLALTDLGMSTTTIPKVLCIFWFGQSQISYEGCLVQLFFIHSISAMQSSVLMTMAFDRYVAICKPLRYSTILSNSRIGLIGLASLVRAILFILPMPILLQRMPFHANRVIPTTYCEHMAVVKMVCVDTTFNRIYGLVVAMLVVGVDISAIASSYALILRAIMHLSSKEAHHKAVNTCTTHICVMLVSYTPSLFSFLTHRFGRGIPPHVHTILGNLYFLVPPMLNPIIYGVKTKEFRDKITKYLYRRKEPIIFSHNQKLV from the coding sequence atgcaGGTTGTTTCTTTGTTGCTCCCTTCAGGTACTTTACCAGGGTCCACCATGATGCCTTGCAACAGCACCAGCCACCCTTCTTTCTTCATTCTCCAAGGCATTCCTGGGATGGAAGACAAACACAAATGGAtctccatccccttctcctccatGTACTTCATCACCGTGATGGGGAACTGCACCATTCTTCTCACCATCTCCATGGAACGTTCCCTGCACAAGCCCATGTtcctgcttctcttcttcctggcCCTCACAGACTTGGGTATGTCTACGACCACCATTCCTAAGGTGCTCTGCATATTCTGGTTTGGACAGAGTCAGATAAGCTATGAAGGCTGCTTGGTCCAGCTGTTCTTCATCCATTCCATCTCTGCCATGCAGTCATCTGTCCTGATGACCATGGCCTTTGACCGTTATGTGGCTATCTGTAAGCCCTTGCGTTATTCCACCATTCTTTCCAATAGTCGCATTGGACTCATTGGCCTAGCAAGCCTGGTTAGAGCAATCCTCTTTATTCTCCCCATGCCTATCCTCCTCCAGCGTATGCCCTTTCATGCCAATCGAGTCATCCCCACCACCTACTGTGAACACATGGCTGTGGTGAAGATGGTATGTGTCGATACCACATTCAATAGGATATATGGTTTGGTTGTGGCTATGCTGGTGGTTGGGGTAGACATCTCAGCTATTGCCTCATCTTATGCATTAATCCTACGAGCTATCATGCATCTCTCTTCCAAGGAAGCCCACCACAAAGCAGTCAACACCTGCACCACACACATCTGTGTCATGCTTGTCTCCTACACCCccagtcttttctcttttctgactCATCGCTTTGGGAGAGGCATTCCACCTCATGTCCACACTATTCTTGGCAACCTTTACTTCCTTGTACCACCAATGCTTAATCCTATTATTTATGGAGTAAAAACCAAGGAATTTCGGGACAAAATTACTAAATATTTATACAGGAGAAAGGAGCCTATAATTTTTTCTCACAATCAGAAACTTGTTTGA